The Fusobacterium sp. JB019 genome includes a window with the following:
- a CDS encoding OmpH family outer membrane protein yields the protein MKKLALLAMTVVMSTSALALEIGVVNSQELFYKYSKTKLIDQNLQKEGATLDNTLKQKQVELKKLQIELNSKGDKATEKDKKIFNDKVKMLEKFVKDSKNKMAKERNEKVAEVENVMNKAISKVAKNKKLDYILEAGAVKFGGKDVTKEVLAEMEKNK from the coding sequence ATGAAAAAATTAGCATTATTAGCAATGACAGTTGTTATGTCAACATCTGCTCTAGCGTTAGAAATAGGAGTTGTAAATTCTCAAGAATTATTTTACAAATATTCTAAAACAAAATTAATAGATCAAAATTTACAAAAAGAAGGAGCAACATTAGATAATACTTTAAAACAAAAACAAGTAGAATTAAAAAAATTACAAATAGAGTTGAATTCTAAAGGTGATAAGGCTACAGAAAAAGATAAAAAAATATTTAATGATAAAGTAAAAATGCTTGAAAAATTTGTAAAAGATTCTAAAAATAAAATGGCTAAAGAAAGAAATGAAAAAGTAGCAGAGGTTGAAAATGTTATGAATAAGGCAATTTCAAAAGTTGCTAAAAATAAGAAATTAGATTATATTTTAGAAGCTGGAGCTGTAAAATTTGGTGGAAAAGATGTCACTAAAGAAGTTTTAGCAGAAATGGAAAAAAACAAATAA
- the lpxD gene encoding UDP-3-O-(3-hydroxymyristoyl)glucosamine N-acyltransferase produces MSYKITDVANLLNCEIKGDKSLLVKGLSPFFQSKEDELTFAADEKFIHKIAEIKAKVIIVPDIELPENLGKTFLITKKNPRELMPLLLNFFKRPRKKFNKLIEASSKIGSNVEIAPNAYIGHDVEIGENTIIYPNVTICEGVKIGKNSIIYPNVTIREFCELGERNIIQSGAIIGGDGFGFVKVNGNNMKIEQIGRVVLEDDVEIGSNTTIDRGTIGDTIIKKYSKLDNLVQVGHNVILGENFLSASQTGIAGSTEVGENVTMGGQVGIGGHIKIGKNNMFAARSAVTGNVKEENKVLAGFPIVGLKEDMRIRASLKKLPEMIKKIKQIEKKLKK; encoded by the coding sequence ATGAGTTATAAAATAACTGATGTTGCAAATCTTCTTAATTGTGAAATTAAGGGAGATAAAAGTCTTTTAGTAAAAGGTCTTTCTCCCTTTTTTCAATCAAAAGAAGATGAGTTAACATTTGCAGCAGATGAAAAATTTATTCATAAAATAGCAGAAATAAAAGCAAAAGTAATAATAGTTCCAGATATTGAGTTGCCAGAAAATTTAGGAAAAACTTTTTTAATTACTAAGAAAAATCCAAGAGAGTTAATGCCATTATTATTAAATTTTTTTAAAAGGCCTAGAAAAAAGTTTAATAAATTAATAGAAGCTTCATCTAAAATAGGTTCTAATGTAGAAATAGCACCTAATGCTTATATAGGACATGATGTAGAAATAGGAGAAAATACTATAATATATCCAAATGTAACAATATGTGAAGGAGTTAAAATAGGAAAAAATTCTATAATATATCCAAATGTAACAATAAGAGAGTTTTGTGAGTTAGGAGAAAGAAATATAATTCAAAGTGGAGCAATAATAGGTGGAGATGGATTTGGATTTGTAAAAGTTAATGGTAATAATATGAAAATAGAGCAAATAGGAAGAGTAGTATTAGAAGATGATGTTGAGATAGGGTCAAATACAACTATTGATAGAGGAACAATAGGAGATACAATAATAAAAAAATATTCAAAATTAGATAATTTAGTACAAGTTGGACATAATGTTATCTTAGGAGAAAATTTCTTATCAGCTTCTCAAACAGGAATAGCAGGAAGTACAGAAGTTGGAGAAAATGTTACTATGGGAGGACAAGTTGGTATTGGTGGACATATAAAAATAGGAAAAAATAATATGTTTGCAGCAAGATCAGCAGTTACAGGAAATGTTAAAGAAGAAAATAAAGTTTTAGCAGGTTTTCCTATAGTTGGTTTAAAAGAAGATATGAGAATTAGAGCTAGTTTAAAAAAATTACCAGAGATGATAAAAAAGATAAAACAAATAGAGAAAAAATTAAAAAAATAA